One window of the Labeo rohita strain BAU-BD-2019 chromosome 9, IGBB_LRoh.1.0, whole genome shotgun sequence genome contains the following:
- the LOC127170873 gene encoding LOW QUALITY PROTEIN: lactase/phlorizin hydrolase-like (The sequence of the model RefSeq protein was modified relative to this genomic sequence to represent the inferred CDS: inserted 2 bases in 1 codon; substituted 1 base at 1 genomic stop codon), with the protein MMKVLEGFLSLGLLIVFWSYSNAEQQDFVLLAGPVTTSQTAHSDKNKAFYCGGPLPQQSRAYFLYLQSRGVTHFKVPLSWSGILPSGDPSQPHEDTVKCYKTLVQQLTESGIKPLLVLHRSAVPELFRAKYGGWENPLLVQMFEQYAGFVFDGFGDLVDTFITFSHLHELHEVQLQNAVQSHANVYNVFNQMFKGFLFGIRASDISSVYEMRPKILAYVDFISLHMQYNCKLGTLLTEELRKLQTGIGQKPILMYQLTVKACDEYKDHFQPLHTILEVLKNEDHIMGCDITHLFDNLDQEEKLKSLQMVNTKTVFHQKSASAMSYQKVWEKFRSQPEAEHDQFLSGSFPVGFEWSISSESFKVESGWAEHGKGETIWXGHVSGNQTADLACDSYHKVDYDVYLLRGMMAPNYQFSISWARIFPTGRKESLLEKGVAYYDKMIDTLLQSGIEPTVTLHHWDLPQALQDLGGWENDSIVEAFNEFSDFCFSHYGDRVKTWITFGSPWVVSNLGYGTGEHPPRVKDPIIASYKVTHNIIKSHAKAWHIYNDNYRNLQGGKVGIALNSDWAEPNNPSSDQDVAAAERYLNFMLGWFAHPIFVDGDYPAVLKEQIDKKRDICGEELARLPVFTEAEKQRIKGSADFFGLNHHTSRLVSESLNSCDAGPNHVGDFQTHIDPSWSTTVSNQIQSVPWGLRRLLNYISLEYTSITKVPIYITGNGMPTEYNGDVFNDTDRVDYLKTYINEAMKAVHLDEISVQRFTVQSLMDGFEGPQGYSHRCGLHFVDFKDPDRPRTPKASAYYYSKLIERNGFAETAAKTNMQMYGDKFEITRLPSLPPSEVPSKSKVVWEKFTPQTKFERQLYHYGTFSEGFQWGVSSSAYQVEGGWNADGKGPSVWDTFAQKPGNIPNNDNGDVACDSYNKIDADLYMLRALKVKTYRFSLSWSRIFPSGYKSSLNQKGVDYYNKLIDGLVANNIAPMVTLYHWDLPQALQDINGWDNPEMINIFNEYCDFCYATFGDRVKFWITFNEPQTIAWSGYGLGQIPPNVNQPGDAPYRVAHNLLKAHAQAYHTYDQKYRASQGGLVSISLNAEWAEPLDVNAPREVVAADRALQFQLGWFAHPIFKNGDYPDAMKWQVGNKSELQGLTESRLPSFTDEDKAFIQGTADVFCISTYTTKVVRHATSRLDIESYETDQDVKKDEAEGHINTAVNEQKAVAWGLRRLLNWLKEEYGDPEIYVTENGVATGLDTTVDDTERIFFLNTYVDEALKAHNLDGVRVNGYIATSLMDSFEWLKGYTINYGLHYVNFNHPSRPRSPKRTAHLYYDIIKNNGFPLTEDVAMLYGHFQEGFKWSTASAAYQIEGAWRADGKGLSIWDKFAHTPEKMTNDDNGDTACDSYNKIDEDINSLKTLRVKNYRFSLSWPRIMPDGTNRKINQAGLNYYHRLLDALLAANITPQVTLYHWDLPQALQDVGGWENETIVDRFRDYADVVFNSLGNKVKFWITINEPYIVALHGYGHGIFAPGISDNPGIAPYVAGHNVIKAHAEAWHVYNDKYRASQGGIIGITINSDWAEPRNPYKQEDVDAAMRVVEFMIGWFAHPVFNGDYSDVMKNRIRERSLAAGHAQSRLPEFTPEEVARIKGTHDYFGLNHYTTVLAFYVDFGDQEHYDADRGAVVISDRTWLETGSDWLKICPQGFRRLLKFIKDNYGNPPVYVTENGVSERGPVDLNDVHRIHYYENYINQALKAYLLDGVDMRGYAAWSLMDNLEXSLGFDERFGLFYINRSDPTLPRIPKKSVWHYATIINCNSKKQKHPVEEHFDQEIKEKF; encoded by the exons ATGATGAAAGTCCTAGAAGGATTTCTTTCTCTAGGTTTGTTGATTGTTTTTTGGAGCTACAGTAATGCAGAGCAACAGGACTTTGTGTTACTTGCAGGCCCTGTGACCACCAGCCAGACAGCACATTCAGACAAAAACAAGGCGTTTTACTGTGGAGGTCCACTGCCACAGCAATCCAGGGCTTACTTTCTATACCTTCAGAGCAGAGGGGTGACCCACTTTAAGGTTCCCCTGTCCTGGTCTGGCATTCTTCCCTCAGGTGATCCTAGCCAGCCGCATGAAGACACAGTGAAGTGCTACAAGACACTTGTGCAGCAGCTGACTGAATCGGGCATCAAACCTCTGCTGGTTCTCCACCGTTCTGCTGTACCAGAACTTTTCAGAGCCAAATATGGAGGCTGGGAGAATCCATTACTGGTGCAGATGTTTGAGCAATATGCAGGATTTGTGTTTGACGGATTTGGGGATCTTGTGGACACATTCATCACATTCAGTCACCTGCATGAGCTACATGAAGTACAACTTCAAAATGCTGTCCAGTCCCATGCAAATGTTTACAATGTCTTTAATCAAATGTTCAAAG gatttcttttTGGGATCAGAGCCAGTGATATTAGCTCTGTTTATGAAATGAGGCCAAAAATCTTG GCATATGTGGATTTCATCTCTCTGCACATGCAGTACAACTGCAAATTGGGGACACTTCTTACAGAGGAACTGAGGAAATTACAG ACTGGCATCGGTCAAAAGCCCATCCTTATGTATCAGTTGACAGTCAAAGCCtgtgatgaatataaagatcaTTTCCAGCCACTTCACACAATTCTTGAAG ttttaaagaaCGAAGATCACATCATGGGCTGTGACATCACACACCTTTTTGACAACCTAGATCAGGAAGAAAAACttaaaag CTTGCAGATGGTAAATACTAAGACAGTCTTCCATCAGAAATCAGCTTCTGCAATGTCATATCAAAAGGTCTGGGAGAAATTCAGAAGTCAACCCGAAGCTGAGCACGATCAGTTCTTGAGTGGTTCATTCCCTGTTGGTTTCGAATGGTCCATCTCCAGTGAGAGTTTCAAAGTGGAGAGTGGATGGGCTGAACACGGCAAAGGCGAGACCATATG GGGTCATGTCTCTGGAAACCAGACTGCTGATTTGGCCTGTGATAGTTATCACAAGGTGGACTATGATGTGTATCTACTTAGAGGCATGATGGCACCTAATTATCAGTTCTCAATTTCCTGGGCTCGCATTTTCCCCACTGGACGCAAAGAAAGTTTGCTTGAAAAGGGTGTTGCTTATTATGACAAGATGATTGATACACTCCTACAATCCGGCATCGAGCCGACTGTTACCCTTCATCATTGGGACCTTCCCCAAGCTCTGCAGGACTTAGGCGGCTGGGAAAATGACTCTATTGTGGAAGCTTTTAATGAATTTTCTGACTTCTGCTTCTCTCATTATGGAGACAGAGTCAAAACATGGATCACTTTTGGCAGCCCGTGGGTAGTGAGCAACCTGGGCTACGGAACAGGGGAACATCCCCCAAGAGTGAAAGACCCAATAATCGCATCTTACAAG GTTACACACAATATTATAAAATCTCATGCGAAAGCTTGGCATATTTATAATGATAATTACAGAAATCTGCAAGGTGGAAAAGTGGGCATTGCTCTGAACTCCGATTGGGCAGAGCCCAATAATCCCTCAAGTGATCAGGATGTAGCAGCAGCTGAGCGTTATCTAAACTTCATGCTAGGCTGGTTTGCTCATCCCATATTTGTAGATGGAGACTATCCAGCCGTGCTAAAAGAACAAATTGACAAAAAGAGAGATATCTGTGGTGAAGAGTTGGCAAGACTTCCAGTATTCACTGAGGCTGAGAAACAAAGAATTAAAGGCTCAGCTGATTTCTTTGGACTTAACCACCACACTTCCCGACTGGTTAGTGAGAGCTTGAATAGTTGTGATGCTGGACCGAATCATGTTGGGGACTTCCAGACTCATATTGACCCCTCATGGTCCACCACAGTTTCCaaccagatccagtctgttCCATGGGGTCTTCGAAGATTACTGAACTACATCTCTTTAGAGTACACGTCCATCACAAAGGTGCCCATCTACATCACAGGAAATGGAATGCCAACTGAATACAATGGCGACGTGTTCAATGACACTGACCGTGTCGACTATCTCAAAACTTACATTAATGAGGCAATGAAAG ctGTGCATTTGGATGAAATTAGTGTCCAGAGGTTTACAGTCCAGTCTCTAATGGATGGATTTGAGGGTCCTCAAGGCTACAGTCACCGATGTGGATTGCACTTTGTGGACTTTAAAGATCCTGACAGGCCAAGAACCCCAAAAGCATCAGCATATTACTACTCAAAGCTGATTGAGAGAAACGGATTTGCTGAGACTGCTGCAAAGACTAACATGCAAATGTATGGAGATAAATTTGAGATCACAAGACTCCCTAGCCTGCCGCCATCTGAAGTTCCTTCAAAATCTAAGGTTGTTTGGGAAAAGTTCACCCCTCAGACCAAGTTTGAGAGACAGCTTTATCACTATGGAACATTTTCAGAGGGATTCCAGTGGGGTGTCTCGTCTTCAGCATATCAGGTAGAAGGTGGCTGGAATGCAGATGGAAAAGGACCAAGTGTTTGGGATACTTTTGCTCAAAAACCTGGTAATATCCCAAACAATGACAATGGCGATGTGGCATGTGAcagttataataaaatagatgCAGATCTATACATGCTGAGAGCCCTGAAAGTAAAGACTTACAGATTCTCCTTGTCATGGTCTCGAATTTTTCCCAGCGGTTATAAATCTTCTCTTAACCAGAAGGGGGTGGACTACTACAACAAGCTCATAGATGGTCTCGTAGCAAACAATATCGCACCCATGGTGACTCTCTACCACTGGGACCTGCCACAGGCTTTGCAGGACATCAACGGTTGGGACAACCCTGAAATGATTAACATATTCAATGAATATTGTGACTTCTGCTATGCAACATTTGGAGACAGGGTGAAGTTTTGGATCACATTTAATGAACCCCAGACAATTGCATGGTCAGGATATGGACTGGGTCAGATTCCACCTAATGTGAATCAACCTGGAGATGCTCCATACAGGGTTGCACACAACCTCCTGAAAGCTCATGCACAAGCATATCACACCtatgatcagaaatacagagcATCTCAAGGAGGTCTGGTATCCATTAGTCTGAACGCTGAATGGGCAGAACCCCTAGACGTCAATGCCCCTCGAGAGGTGGTGGCTGCTGATCGAGCCCTTCAGTTCCAGCTAGGCTGGTTTGCACACCCCATCTTTAAAAATGGTGACTACCCTGATGCCATGAAGTGGCAGGTTGGCAATAAGAGTGAACTTCAAGGCTTGACAGAATCCCGCTTGCCTTCTTTTACTGATGAAGACAAAGCCTTTATCCAAGGAACAGCTGATGTATTCTGCATTAGTACATACACCACCAAAGTCGTGCGTCACGCTACCAGCAGACTTGATATTGAGTCTTATGAAACTGATCAGGATGTTAAAAAGGACGAAGCAGAAGGCCATATAAATACAGCTGTTAATGAGCAGAAGGCTGTTGCTTGGGGACTCAGGAGACTTCTTAACTGGTTAAAGGAAGAGTATGGAGACCCTGAGATTTATGTTACAGAAAATGGTGTGGCTACAGGCCTTGACACAACAGTTGATGATACTGAACGAATATTCTTCCTGAATACCTATGTTGATGAGGCACTTAAGG CACATAATCTGGATGGAGTACGTGTCAATGGTTACATTGCTACCTCTCTAATGGACTCCTTTGAGTGGCTGAAAGGCTACACTATTAACTATGGACTTCACTATGTGAACTTTAACCATCCAAGTCGGCCAAGATCTCCAAAGCGCACTGCTCATCTCTACTATgatataatcaaaaataatgGCTTTCCACTGACAGAGGACGTAGCAATGTTATATGGACATTTTCAAGAGGGATTTAAGTGGAGCACAGCAAGCGCTGCATATCAG ATAGAAGGCGCCTGGAGAGCTGATGGAAAAGGTCTCAGCATTTGGGACAAATTTGCTCATACTCCTGAAAAGATGACGAACGATGACAATGGTGACACTGCCTGTGACAGCTACAACAAGATCGATGAGGATATCAATAGTCTCAAAACACTGAGGGTCAAAAACTACCGCTTTTCTCTTTCATGGCCCAGAATTATGCCAGATGGAACAAACAGGAAAATTAATCAAGCTGGACTCAACTACTATCATAGACTACTAGATGCTCTTTTGGCAGCCAATATCACACCACag GTAACTTTGTACCACTGGGATCTCCCACAAGCACTCCAAGATGTTGGTGGCTGGGAGAACGAGACCATTGTTGACAGATTCAGAGACTACGCTGATGTTGTATTTAACAGTCTAGGAAACAAAGTAAAGTTCTGGATCACTATAAATGAACCCTACATTGTTGCACTGCATGGATATGGCCATGGAATCTTTGCACCAG GTATAAGTGATAATCCAGGCATTGCACCATATGTTGCGGGACACAACGTAATCAAGGCTCATGCTGAGGCCTGGCATGTGTATAATGACAAGTATCGTGCAAGTCAAGGTGGCATTATTGGCATAACAATAAACTCTGACTGGGCTGAACCAAGAAACCCATACAAACAGGAAGATGTGGATGCTGCCATGCGTGTAGTTGAG TTCATGATTGGTTGGTTTGCTCATCCCGTGTTCAATGGAGATTACAGCGATGTAATGAAGAACAGAATTCGAGAGAGAAGTTTAGCAGCTGGCCACGCACAATCGAG GCTTCCGGAATTTACCCCAGAAGAAGTAGCAAGGATTAAGGGAACTCATGATTATTTTGGATTGAACCACTACACCACTGTCTTAGCATTCTATGTCGACTTTGGGGACCAAGAGCACTATGATGCCGACAG GGGCGCAGTCGTTATTAGTGATCGAACATGGCTGGAAACTGGATCCGACTGGTTGAAAATTTGTCCTCAGGGATTCAGAAGACTTCTGAAATTCATTAAGGATAATTATGGGAACCCTCCTGTTTACGTTACAGAGAATGGAGTATCTGAACGAGGGCCAGTAGATCTGAATGACGTCCACCGAATCCACTACTATGAAAACTATATCAATCAGGCCCTGAAAG CGTATTTGCTGGATGGTGTGGACATGCGTGGCTACGCTGCCTGGTCACTTATGGACAATCTGGAATGATCGTTGGGTTTTGATGAAAGGTTTGGACTTTTCTATATAAATCGATCAGATCCAACTTTGCCACGAATTCCTAAGAAGTCAGTCTGGCACTATGCTACAATAATCAACTGCAATTCcaagaaacaaaaacatccTGTAGAGGAACACTTTGACCAAGAAATAAAAGAGAAGTTCTGA
- the gjc4b gene encoding gap junction gamma-1 protein — protein MSWSFLTRLLDEISNHSTFVGKIWLTLFIIFRIVLTVVGGESIYYDEQSKFVCNTQQPGCENVCYDAFAPLSHVRFWVFQIILITTPTIMYLGFAMHKIARMNDDEYKPRNRKRMPMINRGANRDYEEAEDNGEEDPMMTEEILPEKEKAPEKPVAKHDGRRRIKRDGLMKVYILQLLSRVIFEVGFLFGQYILYGFEVAPSYVCTRSPCPHTVDCFVSRPTEKTIFLLIMYAVSCLCLSLTVLEILHLGLSGIRDAFRRRARHQNVARPRGPICRQVPTAPPGYHTALKKDRLPMGLKPEYNLDSGRESFGDESSSRDFDRLRKHLKLAQQHLDMAYQNGESSPSRSSSPESNGTAVEQNRLNFAQEKQGSTTEKGIRA, from the exons ATGAGCTGGAGTTTTCTCACACGGTTGTTGGATGAAATCTCCAACCACTCCACCTTCGTGGGCAAGATCTGGCTTACGTTATTTATCATCTTCCGCATTGTGTTGACTGTTGTGGGGGGAGAATCGATATACTACGATGAACAGAGCAAATTTGTGTGCAACACCCAGCAACCTGGTTGTGAGAATGTGTGCTACGACGCGTTTGCACCGCTCTCTCATGTAAGGTTTTGGGTTTTTCAGATCATTTTGATCACAACCCCCACTATCATGTATTTGGGCTTCGCAATGCACAAGATCGCACGTATGAATGATGATGAGTATAAGCCGAGGAACAGGAAACGCATGCCCATGATCAACCGTGGAGCCAACCGTGATTATGAGGAGGCTGAGGACAATGGTGAGGAAGACCCCATGATGACTGAGGAGATCCTGCCAGAGAAAGAGAAGGCCCCCGAGAAGCCTGTCGCAAAACATGACGGGCGGCGTAGGATAAAGCGAGATGGGTTAATGAAAGTGTACATCCTGCAGCTTCTATCGCGGGTTATTTTTGAGGTGGGCTTTCTATTTGGCCAGTACATCTTGTATGGTTTCGAGGTCGCCCCTTCGTACGTGTGCACTCGCAGCCCCTGTCCGCACACGGTGGACTGCTTTGTGTCACGTCCCACGGAGAAAACTATCTTCCTGCTGATCATGTATGCCGTGAGCTGTCTCTGTTTGTCTCTCACGGTGCTGGAGATTCTTCATTTGGGCCTCAGTGGAATCCGCGATGCTTTTAGGCGACGTGCACGCCACCAGAATGTTGCACGTCCCCGTGGTCCCATATGCAGACAGGTGCCTACGGCCCCGCCAGGGTACCACACCGCCCTGAAAAAAGACAGGCTGCCCATGGGATTGAAACCGGAGTATAACTTGGACTCGGGTCGGGAGTCTTTTGGTGACGAGTCGTCGTCGCGAGATTTTGACCGCCTGCGTAAACACCTTAAACTGGCCCAGCAGCATCTGGATATGGCCTATCAGAATGGGGAGAGCAGTCCTTCACGCAGCAGCAGTCCAGAGTCCAATGGCACCGCTGTCGAGCAGAACAGACTCAACTTCGCACAGGAGAAGCAGGGAAGCACAACTGAAAAAG GGATACGTGCTTGA